In Vicia villosa cultivar HV-30 ecotype Madison, WI linkage group LG7, Vvil1.0, whole genome shotgun sequence, the DNA window TTAATTAATATAATACATAGAGATAGGTTGATGAAATCTAATCCCGACATGTTTCTTTAATCGTTACATTTCCAAACCCTTACCGTTTTTGCATGAAATTTAATAAGTTACTTTTTCACAATTGAAACCCTTATAAAATGTACCTTAAAACTAATAGTAATTGTGAAACAACGGTGATATCTCACTAATCCATGTGAAGAAGATATAAAATAATCTACCCACCTTGAATACATTTCATCAACAGTCGGTACCTTGAAATTCGTAGGGCTTAAATACACCTCCTAGACTTCAGGGAATCAACCACCCATTCCTGTGAAGATTGTAATATTCTATGGAAACTTGGTTCGTTCAATTAAAGATCCATGAGGGCTATAACTATTTGAGTACCACAATACTAAATAAATGAATCAATAACACAGAGAGAAACACCCATATACAGTATATTCTTACCTTACATAATCTATCTCTCAATACCACCATAACCTTAAAGTCTCTGACAATCATTGTCCATTAGAGGTTGTCACGCTTATTGTACATTTATCTACAACATGTTCATAAATTAAACTAACCTTATTAGATGATTCTCTCTGATTTCCAAGATGAAGACTCAAGTTACCTCTTCTCTTTGTGAACTTATCCAGTGTATTTTGTAAATCCTTGTTttcacattttaaaatatttcattgatttgACTTGATAGATTAATCTAATAATTTGTGGTAAGGGGTAGAGATTTCAGTTAAAAAAGTTTGACTTTCTTTAAGATTTTCTATTTCTTTCAAGaggttttaattttcaaatttgggGGAAGAAATAGTGTTTTTAGAAGTGGAGACAAGATGTTTTAACTTACTTGTTTCTTAATTTAACTTCTTgcaaattcataataaataatgaTAAGAGAAATGTGAAgttacttcatcttcttcattatcTACCATGAGACAAATGTTATCTTCTTCATTATTTGAAGATTTTATGTCATAGCCACCCCAGGAGATATAGgtcttttttgcttcttttttaggTTTCTTGAACTTTTTTTTGTTCTAGTTTCTTTTCTGGTTCCAAGagaatttatgttttatttatgccCTTTCTTTCTGCATTGAAAGCATGTATGATGGAATTACCTTCCTTCATTATTGTGTTTATCTTGTTGCTTTTGAAATTCTTAAGTTTGTTTCTCGGGCCTTAGAGATTCCTTAAATTTTCTAAACATGAAGAACATGTCTTCATCACTTCAACTCTTGTaggcttcatcttctgactctatgttgactctatgttttttacaattgtaacttttaaagtaagacttttcttctttttcttcttagggATGGAAATAGGTCAGGCCAATAACAGAGGTATAAAACCTAGCCTAGATAGGTCCAGGCCAGgccaaacattttttaaaatagaaaaagctcaggctttttataagcctatttagttaaaaggtTAGGTCACAGGCTGAAAAAAACCTTTAAAGCATatagcctatttaaataaatatgaataattgtattattattattatatggtgtttggttttaaattaaaatacaaaaataaagtttAGTAGTCTAGAAGGACTTatgaaaataagaagaaaaaaaacttcttgaataatgtcataagttgttttcataagttctctcaaataaaaaaatatcacaaaacatattttaattttttagccTATTTTAACACTAGTTGAATTGCTTATTTGAAAATGTttaataaaatagacttttatgtaggctaatagACCAATCAGACCTTCGAAAATGCCAAACTCATGCCTAAAAACAAGCCTTTGATAGGCCACGAGTCAGACttaggttttgaaatttttagcagATCAGGCTCAGGCTtagcaaagcctagctcggcccagcctatttctatccctattcttcttcttcttcttcttcttcttcttcttcttcttcttgtcacCCTCATCATCATCTACAAGTTTTTTTAGCTCCATCTCATGTTCCTTCAATTTACCAAAAAGAATATCCTAGTTCATGGATGACAAATCCATATATTCAAAGATCACAGTGACTTTTGGTTGCCAACTAGGATTTAAGCATCTAAGGACTTTTACAACCAATTACTCATTTCGAAAAACTTTTCCAAGAGTTATCATGTGATGTGATTAACAATGCGGATAAAGTATTTCTGCATATGATAAATACTTTTCTCATGTTTCATTCTGAAGAGTACATATTCATGAGTTAATGTGTTCATCCTTAACCTTTTTTGCCTTGGTTGTACCTTAATgtcatttattatgtttttttgtcTATTATCTTCATCCAAAGATTTAAGTTTCAATCACAAACACTTTTCTTAGGACTTTTCTGCACGaattgtctttgagattttttcgaGTTTAATCTCTTAAGTGAACCAAACTCGTAATTGTTTACTAAAAACACTGGTAAACATACACTTCCTTTCTTTCACAACCTTGAAGCTTCAAGATTCCTTGCTTGATTCGTCATTGGTTCACCACTTCAGCTTGGACTTGATTATTTTAGCGTATCAGGTTTAATATGGTTTCTTTATAGACTCCATCATCAAAGTTTGTTTGAACAGAGAGCATCAAAGACTTCACCGAACGTCGTTTGACCTCAGGTTCTTTCCTTATTGAATTTGATTTTACATCTTAATCTCTCAGAAGCATCTTAACATGACATCTTGATCACCGCTTCTTCTTGACAGATGAAGACTTCTGCATCATGTCGTTTGACATatagtgttgtcatcatcaaaaccatcgTGAACATTTGACAATCGTAAATAATTGTACCTACAAGCACATATATCCAGAGTAACGAGGGTCAATTCTACCTATATTTTTGGTAACATCTCAAAGATCCAGGTAAGGCTTTAGAGATAAAATACACTAGGCTCTGAACAAATTTTGTCTCTTTTATGGTTcggtttaatttattttaattcgaTTTAGTTTAGTTTGGTTGATcggtttaaaaaatgaaaatatcgAGCAtggaaaatttattttaaaaaaatgatagatTAAAAAATATAGCATAAAATAGcatgaatttttcaaaaattattagcctttcaaacaaatttttcatgcttgatattttcaaacaagttgtaattaaattaaacaaattcaTTTAATAAATCCATACGACATAATCATGATCTGACTCCATCAAATACTAATACATTCACCCTCAAATTAAACAAATTCATAGAACATGCTTAAAATGAAGATAACTCACCATTAAATACTAATGAATTCATATTGCATACTGTAAATTAGGGGTGTACATGGGTCGATTTGGATTGGGTTTGGCCAATCCCAAGACCCAACCCATATTGGACACTCCGGTTTGGGTGTTGTAAATTAACCACCCGTTACATCAATGGGTCGGTTTGGGCAAACCCACTAATTTttgggttggattgggttgggtAGTGGGTtgtccaaatatttttttttcgctTATTAACAATTAAGTACTAAATGATGAGTCgtcatattttttttcatataaaatttatATGTTCTTAAATAAATTAGATAATATATTTTTACTATCTTTTagcattatataataataaatgataatatcaactaataaaaattatcataaaatactAGCAACAAATTAAAGTTGCATGACATAAAATTGTATTACCATTAAAATAACCAAAAAGTGAAACATTCAAAGTTAGTTAATGTCATGGTTCACTAAAATAGTAAATATTTAGAGACTAAAATTACAACTTCTAAGTTAATattcatcaaaattattaaaattgtaataataaatatttgattagtgGGCCAATGGGTCTTTTGGGTTTGGGTTGGGTTTTACCCGAAACCCAAATTTTTTAATGGGTTTTTTAGTTTTGAAACCCATATCCACCCAATTACCCGACCCAACTCACTTTTATGGATTTTTTTGGGTGGGTTTGACCGGGTTTTGTGGGTTGACCCAACCCACGTACACCCCTACTGTAAATGATAATAGTTCAccataaaatacaaataaaagtaCCATAAAATTAAGTTTGATTCATCATCAAATTACACATACAATTACGataaaattttaattcattttcaaAGATCGAAAGAGAGaatactaataaaaaaattattaaatggaGCAACACATGCATGTTGTGTTTTGTTGGAACAACTACTCATGGAACGCAAGAATGAAATAATTATACACATCCGACCACTTCATTGATTCTGTGGTTATAAAAAAGGATTATCCATAATTGAATCTAACTAATTTAATTTTCGATGATTCAATTTTTGAACTGAaccaaactatattaattttttttttttcggtTTGGTTTAGTTCGAATCTTCAATTTATTCAATTTTGTATAACCTGCTTAGACCCTAACTATTATCTTTGGATGAGTTTGTTGCTTTTTtaaatttcatctatttatgtttttatttgtttagtttTAACAATTTTAGGATCGTATATTTTAATAAGTTGATAAACAAAAATTATGTAATTTGAAACAAAATTTCGACTACGGTACTTTATTATTGTAATTTAAATGCATAAAATCAGATatatttaattggagaaattttgtttaatacatataaaaacaataaagttGATTAATCACTAGTCATTTAAAAAGTGTATTCATGTGGCAAGATTGAATATTTATCTTGTTTTTTATAGTACAATTTTAACACTAGGGACCATTTTTGTTAACCACCCTTTATGAGGGACTAAATTACCTATTAAAAATTAACAAGGACTAAACTTAAAATGTCCCAATTTTATAAagtccaaaaatatatttaactattaatttatcATCTTCTCAACTTCTTGaaagaatttttatttttgacaCCCAAGTATTTGTCAAAGTCGTCCTCATCCTCTTCACTAAAATCTCCTTCACTCCTCCGTTTCTTCTTCTCGCTGGATTCCTTCATTTCCTACACAAATCAAAATACAAACAATTAAGTATATAGAAAATTAATAACTAAATCACATAAGAATAGAATTGTTTCAAATCCTTCATAATCTACTAAGAAATTGACAGAAAGAATAAAAGTAGCTTAAAACACAAGGTAAATGCAAAAAAGTTCACCTTGTCTGCTGATCTTTTGGCCTCACTAACGcgctctttcaaaaacaaaacttCCGCTTCCTCTGCAGGATACTCTGGTAGCTTCTTGCCTGAAAAACAAACTTGTTTAGTTGTATTAGATTCGCTCCTTAAAATGTTAAGGCAAAGGCAAAGAGGATAGACTCCTCTCACCTATAAACTTCTCTATCTTCATGTACGATGCCACTTCGTATTGGTTCACAAGGGAAATGGCAAATCCAGACCGCCCTGCACGAGCGGTTCTTCCCACACGATGTACATAAACTTTGCTTTTGGGAATACTATAGTTAATCACCATATCTACCGCTGGAATATCAAGTCCCCTACTGGCTACGTCAGAACAAACGAGAATATTGCACTCCCTAGACTTGAATTTCTCCAAGGCTTCAAGTCTCTTCggctgtaaaaaaaaaataaaaattaggcaTAAACCGTGGCAGTTTAGAGCAAATGACAATTTATAATAAATGAGTTGTGGTATATATGTATACCTGACTCACATGACCGTTAATTGAGATTGCTTTCAAACCAAGATTTTTAAGAATCAAAGCCAGAAGCCATGTTGTCTCACATTTCTCGGCGAATACCATTGATGTACTTCCAGCCATTTCAGTGAGAATGTATACAAGGTAGCAATCCTATGAATGAAAACAATCATATAAGATAATAGTTTCACTTCAAAGTGCAATTGATAGTCCAAATATTTGAGATACAATATTTTTggacaaggaagaagaaaaaCCTTATGTTTTGCCGGCACAAGGAGATACTGCTGCTTCAGTGTGTCCACAGTAGAATATTTGGATGATACTTCAatctaaaaagaataaaaaattatgaataacAACACCTGTGTACATAATAGAAAAATACAGCTCCTTCCCCTGAAATCAGAGGAGAGTAATTTTCCTTATGCATAATAAGTATAAAGATATTTGTAAATCTTATGGTTGTACCTTCACAGGCTTCCTTAAGCAAGCCTTTTGGAGCTTCTGGACCTGAAATAGCGAGAGTGCATATTTCTCTATTATTACAACTGTAACTTGTAAGTTTACAAATGAATAAGTTACACAATCGCTAACAGAGTAAacaatagatagatagatagccAAACAAAGCTCTAATCTTGTAACTACCTTGAGGTGTAAGTAGCCAAACAAGGTCTTAGCCTTGTAACTAACTGTGCTGAGTCAGCGCAGCCCCTAATTAAATTAGTATCAGTTGAAAACAGGTATAAATACTTGTTTCTAGTTCTATTGTAAACTGAATACACATTACAGAAAAAATTCAACAGACTTTTTTTTACTTTCTCTCCGTATTCTCATTTAATAATGCATCATAAGATCCATCAGAGAAAATTTGTCATTTAAAATGATATTGCCTCTGTTTTTATTTAAGTTGTTTTGCAGGGAAAATTTGTATCGAATTATAAGTCGTTTTTCAATTCTTTAGATTTATTTTTTCCATATCATTAATGAAGGACAATTTTGTAAAATCCTTCATAATTTCTCTTTTTCATACGataataattatatttcttaataCGAGTGAAAATGTCATAACGACTGATAGTAAAAAATGGAGGGAGTAAACAAGATTTGACCTAGAGTAATATGATTAGATAGTTTGAAGAAATCAAAGAGAAAGGAAAGGAAAACATTGAATCAGAGAGAAAAACGATAATCCCGTTTGTTATTGTTAGGTGAATATGAAAGAAAAAGATTGATTGATTTAGTACATGAATATTCACAGAATGAGAGCTTCAGAGGCTTTGTCAGATTCTGTTATGACAGCAATTGTAACAAACAACAATTGTTATAACCAACTATGCAGCTACGCATACACGTTAACTATTATACAGCTATACAAAAGTTGTTAACTTGAATAATGTTAGATGCTAAAAATCTTCCCAAAAAGGGCTCATGTAATAGGTTCCATATCTCATAATGTTTAAAGAAAATGGTTTCATTTGAATATTAAGATATCACATCCGGTAAATGCAAAGGGAAAAAGGGTTAACAATAAATATTCTATTAAGTTCCCCATAACTAATAAACCTACATATTTACCTTCTTTGTCATCGTGGCTGAAAAAAGAAATGTTCTCCGCTCACGAGGAATAAATTCTAAGAATTCAGTAAGCGTTTTCTCAAAGTCCTCATCCAACAGTCTGTCTGCCTCATCTAAGACCTGCTCAAAATGCAGAACAATCAAACAAGGCCACCTAACACCAGATACATAGAAAAGTGGACTAGAATATGATATGGTAGAAAAGTACATAATAttacttaaatattttattttgtaaagttGCAAATAGGTCCAAGATGCAACTATGTATGAAACACGACACCTTACATCTATATGGCATGTTTGAAAAAGACATTGTGTAAAGCATTGTACAAAGCAAACACAAATTTATCAACATCTCCTTATGATGCAGAAAATAATGTCAATATATATGAACATTAAATTTGGTTCCTGCTAGAAttcaatatgaaaaataaaactcAAGCTTAAATCAAAATATCGTAGAAATCATACCAAGTATTTCAGTTTATCAAGAGAAAATCCtttggtgttttttaggtgaTCCAAGACTCGTCCAGGTGTCCCGACCTTCAAGAGtaaaacatcatcaaaatactaAAAGTAGCACTAATAAAATTAGAAGACTAAAAGTAGCACTAAATCAAAACACAGGAAAAACAAAACACAGGACTGATAAAATTAGAAGACTAAAAGTAGCACTAAATCAAAATACAATCTTAATTTTATACTCGtagaaaaaacaaatgaaatcaAGCATGCCTACAGAAACAATAACACTTACAATAATATGAGGTCGCTTTGCAATCTCGATGGCCTGTCTTACCATGTCAATCTGTCCAACAAGCTATAGAAAAAGGAAAAGATACCAATCAAAATAGATTATTTAGTAATGCATGTCGATAACCACCATATGATTGggcaaaacaacaaaacaaacatgTAATGAACTAAATAACATGAAATTCATGCATAACAAATTATGCAAGAAAAAAGCATTAGAATCTCACCACAGCACACTTGACACCTACTTCAGAACCTAGAGCTTGAAATTGTTCAGCAATTTGAAAAGCAAGCTCCCTAGATTACGAAAAAAGGTTGGAAGAGAAGAAATACACTAGTTAAATATCAGTGAGAATAATTACATCATATAAATCTGAATTATATGAATATTAAATCCATGATCGGGTATCTAATTATCAAACCTTGTGGGAGACATTACACAAGCAAAGAAA includes these proteins:
- the LOC131618348 gene encoding DEAD-box ATP-dependent RNA helicase 10-like — its product is MEEENKEIESFKDLGLNESLVEACEKLGWKNPLKIQIEAIPQALQGKDVIGISQTGSGKTGAFVLPILHALLESPYSLRNNFFACVMSPTRELAFQIAEQFQALGSEVGVKCAVLVGQIDMVRQAIEIAKRPHIIVGTPGRVLDHLKNTKGFSLDKLKYLVLDEADRLLDEDFEKTLTEFLEFIPRERRTFLFSATMTKKVQKLQKACLRKPVKIEVSSKYSTVDTLKQQYLLVPAKHKDCYLVYILTEMAGSTSMVFAEKCETTWLLALILKNLGLKAISINGHVSQPKRLEALEKFKSRECNILVCSDVASRGLDIPAVDMVINYSIPKSKVYVHRVGRTARAGRSGFAISLVNQYEVASYMKIEKFIGKKLPEYPAEEAEVLFLKERVSEAKRSADKEMKESSEKKKRRSEGDFSEEDEDDFDKYLGVKNKNSFKKLRR